One segment of Nostoc flagelliforme CCNUN1 DNA contains the following:
- a CDS encoding LmeA family phospholipid-binding protein, translating to MPDSPGLGEQALNKAAEIGLSSQLDEVENLNVDIKTDPLKLVQGEVDSVTIEGEGLVMQKDLRMEELQMQMNSVAINPLSVAFGKIELTKPTEAKAQVVLTEADINRAFNSEYVRSQLQSQKIHVNGQLRTIEPQNVDFRLPGDGKVALNASMKLVETGENQQVAFSAVPKISGNGKTVALENVEYGESEEISPELTKALIDQTSEILNLSNFDLDGMSLQVNQLKVEVGKLTLQAEAYVEKIPSA from the coding sequence ATGCCAGACAGTCCTGGATTAGGAGAGCAGGCGCTGAATAAAGCGGCAGAAATAGGATTATCTAGCCAATTAGATGAAGTAGAAAATTTAAATGTAGACATAAAAACAGACCCTCTGAAACTAGTTCAGGGGGAGGTGGATTCAGTCACCATTGAAGGCGAAGGTCTGGTTATGCAGAAAGACCTCCGCATGGAAGAATTGCAAATGCAAATGAATAGCGTTGCCATTAATCCTCTGAGTGTGGCTTTTGGCAAAATTGAACTCACTAAACCTACTGAAGCTAAAGCACAGGTTGTGTTAACCGAAGCTGATATTAATCGCGCCTTCAACTCAGAATATGTGCGATCGCAGCTGCAAAGCCAAAAAATCCACGTTAACGGGCAACTCAGGACTATTGAGCCTCAAAATGTAGACTTTCGACTACCTGGCGATGGGAAAGTGGCTTTAAATGCCAGCATGAAATTAGTAGAAACTGGTGAAAATCAGCAAGTTGCTTTTTCCGCAGTCCCTAAGATAAGTGGCAATGGAAAAACTGTGGCTCTGGAGAATGTCGAGTATGGCGAAAGTGAGGAAATATCGCCAGAGTTGACAAAAGCTTTGATAGATCAAACTAGCGAAATTCTAAATTTGAGTAACTTCGATTTAGATGGAATGAGTCTGCAAGTTAACCAACTAAAAGTAGAAGTAGGCAAACTAACTCTACAAGCTGAAGCTTATGTTGAAAAAATTCCTTCAGCTTAA
- a CDS encoding HD domain-containing protein, whose product MLSERFTTALTYATQLHANQVRKGSGVPYVAHLLGVASIALEYGANEDEAIAALLHDAIEDQGGAATREEIRRRFGDNVTAIVDGCTDADTTPKPPWRQRKEAYIAHIATASSSVLLVSLADKLYNAQSILKDYRVLGESVWERFHGGKEGTLWYYRALVDAFRKTGTTVIIDELEQVVAQIDVLASK is encoded by the coding sequence ATGCTCTCAGAACGCTTTACCACAGCTCTTACCTACGCCACACAACTGCACGCCAATCAAGTTCGTAAAGGTTCAGGTGTTCCTTACGTTGCCCATTTATTAGGTGTCGCCAGTATTGCTTTAGAATATGGGGCAAATGAAGATGAAGCGATCGCAGCTCTTTTGCACGATGCGATCGAAGATCAAGGTGGCGCTGCAACACGAGAAGAAATTCGCCGTCGCTTTGGTGACAATGTAACAGCAATTGTAGATGGTTGTACTGATGCTGATACAACTCCAAAACCGCCTTGGCGACAGCGTAAAGAGGCATATATTGCTCATATTGCTACCGCTTCTTCATCAGTACTGCTCGTCTCATTAGCAGATAAACTTTACAACGCCCAATCTATTCTCAAAGATTATCGCGTTTTGGGCGAATCAGTTTGGGAACGTTTTCACGGGGGTAAAGAAGGAACTCTTTGGTATTATCGGGCGCTTGTGGATGCTTTTAGGAAGACTGGAACTACTGTAATCATTGACGAATTAGAACAGGTTGTTGCACAAATTGACGTGTTAGCATCTAAATAA